One genomic window of Gossypium hirsutum isolate 1008001.06 chromosome D11, Gossypium_hirsutum_v2.1, whole genome shotgun sequence includes the following:
- the LOC107911252 gene encoding uncharacterized protein → MVDWAPVLVGYMLFILLSPGLLFQLPGNNRTVEFGNFQTNGKAIVIHTLLFFGLFTILILALGIRIYAG, encoded by the coding sequence ATGGTGGATTGGGCGCCCGTTCTTGTAGGCTATATGCTGTTCATACTGCTGTCCCCTGGCCTTCTCTTCCAGCTTCCAGGGAACAACCGAACTGTTGAATTTGGTAACTTCCAAACAAATGGCAAAGCCATTGTGATCCACACTCTCCTCTTCTTTGGTCTCTTCACTATCCTCATTTTGGCCCTGGGCATCCGCATCTACGCTGGCTAA
- the LOC107911251 gene encoding uncharacterized protein, with protein MADWGPVLVATVLFVLLCPGLLFQIPGRNKIVEFGNMHTSGASIVVHAIIYFGLITIFCIAIGVHIYASQ; from the coding sequence ATGGCAGACTGGGGTCCTGTCTTAGTAGCGACAGTGCTGTTCGTATTGCTTTGTCCTGGACTGTTGTTTCAAATACCTGGTAGGAACAAGATTGTTGAGTTTGGGAACATGCATACCAGTGGAGCTTCCATTGTTGTCCACGCTATTATCTACTTTGGTCTCATTACTATCTTTTGTATTGCCATTGGAGTTCATATCTATGCTTCTCAGTGA
- the LOC107912078 gene encoding truncated transcription factor CAULIFLOWER A isoform X2, which translates to MDESWVLKEMGRGKVELKRIENPTNRQVTFSKRRNGLLKKAFELSILCDAEVALLIFSSSGKVYQFASHDMDRTVAKYRREVGLPDSSNPQFRTREFWRSEIDELKRSINTSEARLKHLSGEDILALGMRDLKQLERQLKIGVERVRSRKRRIVSDHATLLKRRHKQLQEENSRLHKRLKELQDGNISSGLVGENACTMFHQSIVHEEDFHNETGLPL; encoded by the exons ATGGATGAGA GTTGGGTTTTAAAGGAAATGGGGAGAGGCAAGGTTGAGTTGAAAAGAATTGAGAACCCAACAAACAGGCAAGTTACCTTCTCAAAGAGAAGAAATGGGCTTCTCAAGAAAGCTTTTGAGTTGTCCATTCTTTGTGATGCTGAAGTTGCCTTGCTTATCTTCTCTTCTTCTGGAAAGGTTTACCAGTTTGCAAGTCATGA CATGGATAGGACTGTTGCAAAGTATAGAAGGGAAGTAGGGCTGCCTGATTCAAGTAACCCCCAATTTAGAACCAGGGAG TTTTGGAGAAGTGAGATTGATGAGTTAAAGAGATCCATAAACACCTCGGAAGCTAGACTTAA GCACTTATCTGGAGAAGACATCTTAGCATTAGGCATGAGAGACTTGAAACAGCTTGAGCGCCAGTTGAAAATAGGCGTTGAACGTGTCCGCTCCAGAAAG AGACGCATTGTTTCGGATCACGCCACCTTGCTGAAGAGAAGG CACAAACAATTGCAAGAGGAGAACAGTCGCCTCCACAAAAGA TTGAAAGAGTTACAAGATGGCAATATCAGCTCAGGACTTGTGGGTGAAAATGCTTGCACCATGTTTCATCAAAG TATCGTTCATGAAGAAGATTTCCATAACGAAACAGGCCTCCCACTATGA
- the LOC107912078 gene encoding truncated transcription factor CAULIFLOWER A isoform X1 — translation MDESWVLKEMGRGKVELKRIENPTNRQVTFSKRRNGLLKKAFELSILCDAEVALLIFSSSGKVYQFASHDMDRTVAKYRREVGLPDSSNPQFRTREFWRSEIDELKRSINTSEARLKHLSGEDILALGMRDLKQLERQLKIGVERVRSRKRRIVSDHATLLKRRHKQLQEENSRLHKRVKLKELQDGNISSGLVGENACTMFHQSIVHEEDFHNETGLPL, via the exons ATGGATGAGA GTTGGGTTTTAAAGGAAATGGGGAGAGGCAAGGTTGAGTTGAAAAGAATTGAGAACCCAACAAACAGGCAAGTTACCTTCTCAAAGAGAAGAAATGGGCTTCTCAAGAAAGCTTTTGAGTTGTCCATTCTTTGTGATGCTGAAGTTGCCTTGCTTATCTTCTCTTCTTCTGGAAAGGTTTACCAGTTTGCAAGTCATGA CATGGATAGGACTGTTGCAAAGTATAGAAGGGAAGTAGGGCTGCCTGATTCAAGTAACCCCCAATTTAGAACCAGGGAG TTTTGGAGAAGTGAGATTGATGAGTTAAAGAGATCCATAAACACCTCGGAAGCTAGACTTAA GCACTTATCTGGAGAAGACATCTTAGCATTAGGCATGAGAGACTTGAAACAGCTTGAGCGCCAGTTGAAAATAGGCGTTGAACGTGTCCGCTCCAGAAAG AGACGCATTGTTTCGGATCACGCCACCTTGCTGAAGAGAAGG CACAAACAATTGCAAGAGGAGAACAGTCGCCTCCACAAAAGA GTTAAGTTGAAAGAGTTACAAGATGGCAATATCAGCTCAGGACTTGTGGGTGAAAATGCTTGCACCATGTTTCATCAAAG TATCGTTCATGAAGAAGATTTCCATAACGAAACAGGCCTCCCACTATGA
- the LOC107912078 gene encoding truncated transcription factor CAULIFLOWER A isoform X3: protein MGRGKVELKRIENPTNRQVTFSKRRNGLLKKAFELSILCDAEVALLIFSSSGKVYQFASHDMDRTVAKYRREVGLPDSSNPQFRTREFWRSEIDELKRSINTSEARLKHLSGEDILALGMRDLKQLERQLKIGVERVRSRKRRIVSDHATLLKRRHKQLQEENSRLHKRVKLKELQDGNISSGLVGENACTMFHQSIVHEEDFHNETGLPL from the exons ATGGGGAGAGGCAAGGTTGAGTTGAAAAGAATTGAGAACCCAACAAACAGGCAAGTTACCTTCTCAAAGAGAAGAAATGGGCTTCTCAAGAAAGCTTTTGAGTTGTCCATTCTTTGTGATGCTGAAGTTGCCTTGCTTATCTTCTCTTCTTCTGGAAAGGTTTACCAGTTTGCAAGTCATGA CATGGATAGGACTGTTGCAAAGTATAGAAGGGAAGTAGGGCTGCCTGATTCAAGTAACCCCCAATTTAGAACCAGGGAG TTTTGGAGAAGTGAGATTGATGAGTTAAAGAGATCCATAAACACCTCGGAAGCTAGACTTAA GCACTTATCTGGAGAAGACATCTTAGCATTAGGCATGAGAGACTTGAAACAGCTTGAGCGCCAGTTGAAAATAGGCGTTGAACGTGTCCGCTCCAGAAAG AGACGCATTGTTTCGGATCACGCCACCTTGCTGAAGAGAAGG CACAAACAATTGCAAGAGGAGAACAGTCGCCTCCACAAAAGA GTTAAGTTGAAAGAGTTACAAGATGGCAATATCAGCTCAGGACTTGTGGGTGAAAATGCTTGCACCATGTTTCATCAAAG TATCGTTCATGAAGAAGATTTCCATAACGAAACAGGCCTCCCACTATGA
- the LOC107912076 gene encoding squamosa promoter-binding-like protein 13A (The RefSeq protein has 1 substitution compared to this genomic sequence): MDWNLKATSGDFTEFVQETVSTADTDIINGNESNSYKLVNSIGDFRVDLKLGQVGNSGELPSNKWKEPRVLKMESSSSSSKKFRPTNIGTHPVVCLVDECNTDLSNCRDYHRRHKVCELHSKTAEVMINGLKQRFCQQCSRFHSLEEFDNGKRSCRARLDRHNRRRRKPQPDPLSHSRSYFSNYQGSQMLPFSGLQVYPSTSVVKTTWPESRYLNLKQPPAKQNLLLGSSSSNYREGKQQCSFLQGKNQTPAKASICQPVLGGVAPFSEGNGGCRSMLCDRLTTQVRDSDCALSLLSSPLLHTSGIGLSNMVQPQSFPLVQSLGPSLQDHIIEPMGSVIANGRETTVHGSGMFHMGSGGSSASEPPENLGFNWQ; this comes from the exons ATGGACTGGAACTTGAAAGCTACATCAGGGGATTTTACTGAATTTGTTCAGGAAACTGTATCAACCGCAGACACTGATATCATCAATGGCAATGAATCAAATAGCTATAAACTTGTTAACTCTATAGgggattttagagttgatttgaagCTTGGCCAAGTAGGAAATTCTGGTGAATTACCTTCTAACAAATGGAAGGAACCCAGAGTTCTAAAGATGGAATCTTCTTCTTCGAGTTCGAAGAAATTTCGACCTACTAATATCGGGACTCATCCGGTTGTGTGCCTCGTTGACGAATGTAATACGGACCTTAGTAATTGTAGGGACTACCATAGGCGACATAAGGTGTGTGAGCTCCATTCTAAGACTGCTGAAGTTATGATCAATGGCCTAAAGCAAAGATTCTGTCAACAATGCAGCAG GTTTCACTCACTGGAGGAGTTCGATAACGGGAAGAGAAGCTGCAGGGCACGTCTCGATAGACACAACCGGAGACGAAGGAAGCCTCAACCGGATCCCCTCTCACATTCTCGAAGCTATTTCTCCAATTACCAAG GTTCCCAAATGTTGCCATTCTCTGGTTTGCAAGTATATCCATCCACCAGTGTGGTGAAAACTACATGGCCCGAATCTCGGTATCTCAACCTGAAGCAACCACCTGCGAAACAAAACCTTCTTCTAGGATCCTCTTCAAGCAATTACAGAGAAGGTAAGCAGCAATGCTCATTCTTGCAAGGCAAGAATCAAACACCTGCGAAAGCTTCCATTTGCCAGCCGGTCCTCGGGGGTGTTGCACCTTTCTCAGAAGGCAATGGGGGCTGCCAGAGCATGTTGTGTGACAGGTTAACAACTCAAGTTCGGGATTCGGATTGTGCTCTCTCTCTTCTGTCATCTCCACTGTTGCATACATCTGGGATCGGGTTGAGTAACATGGTGCAACCTCAGTCATTCCCCTTGGTGCAATCCTTGGGTCCGAGCCTACAAGACCACATTATAGAGCCAATGGGTTCGGTCATTGCTAATGGCAGGGAGACTACGGTCCATGGCTCAGGAATGTTTCACATGGGTTCTGGTGGATCATCTGCAAGTGAACCCCCTGAAAATCTTGGCTTTAATTGGCAGTAG
- the LOC107912076 gene encoding squamosa promoter-binding-like protein 13A isoform X1 codes for MDWNLKATSGDFTEFVQETVSTADTDIINGNESNSYKLVNSIGDFRVDLKLGQVGNSGELPSNKWKEPRVLKMESSSSSSKKFRPTNIGTHPVVCLVDECNTDLSNCRDYHRRHKVCELHSKTAEVMINGLKQRFCQQCSRFHSLEEFDNGKRSCRARLDRHNRRRRKPQPDPLSHSRSYFSNYQGSQMLPFSGLQVYPSTSVVKTTWPESRYLNLKQPPAKQNLLLGSSSSNYREGKQQCSFLQGKNQTPAKASICQPVLGGVAPFSEGNGGCQSMLCDRLTTQVRDSDCALSLLSSPLLHTSGIGLSNMVQPQSFPLVQSLGPSLQDHIIEPMGSVIANGRETTVHGSGMFHMGSGGSSASEPPENLGFNWQ; via the exons ATGGACTGGAACTTGAAAGCTACATCAGGGGATTTTACTGAATTTGTTCAGGAAACTGTATCAACCGCAGACACTGATATCATCAATGGCAATGAATCAAATAGCTATAAACTTGTTAACTCTATAGgggattttagagttgatttgaagCTTGGCCAAGTAGGAAATTCTGGTGAATTACCTTCTAACAAATGGAAGGAACCCAGAGTTCTAAAGATGGAATCTTCTTCTTCGAGTTCGAAGAAATTTCGACCTACTAATATCGGGACTCATCCGGTTGTGTGCCTCGTTGACGAATGTAATACGGACCTTAGTAATTGTAGGGACTACCATAGGCGACATAAGGTGTGTGAGCTCCATTCTAAGACTGCTGAAGTTATGATCAATGGCCTAAAGCAAAGATTCTGTCAACAATGCAGCAG GTTTCACTCACTGGAGGAGTTCGATAACGGGAAGAGAAGCTGCAGGGCACGTCTCGATAGACACAACCGGAGACGAAGGAAGCCTCAACCGGATCCCCTCTCACATTCTCGAAGCTATTTCTCCAATTACCAAG GTTCCCAAATGTTGCCATTCTCTGGTTTGCAAGTATATCCATCCACCAGTGTGGTGAAAACTACATGGCCCGAATCTCGGTATCTCAACCTGAAGCAACCACCTGCGAAACAAAACCTTCTTCTAGGATCCTCTTCAAGCAATTACAGAGAAGGTAAGCAGCAATGCTCATTCTTGCAAGGCAAGAATCAAACACCTGCGAAAGCTTCCATTTGCCAGCCGGTCCTCGGGGGTGTTGCACCTTTCTCAGAAGGCAATGGGGGCTGCCAGAGCATGTTGTGTGACAGGTTAACAACTCAAGTTCGGGATTCGGATTGTGCTCTCTCTCTTCTGTCATCTCCACTGTTGCATACATCTGGGATCGGGTTGAGTAACATGGTGCAACCTCAGTCATTCCCCTTGGTGCAATCCTTGGGTCCGAGCCTACAAGACCACATTATAGAGCCAATGGGTTCGGTCATTGCTAATGGCAGGGAGACTACGGTCCATGGCTCAGGAATGTTTCACATGGGTTCTGGTGGATCATCTGCAAGTGAACCCCCTGAAAATCTTGGCTTTAATTGGCAGTAG
- the LOC121223633 gene encoding uncharacterized protein yields the protein MYMYTFLIFGAFMNWSTLLPHLDPTIVPRPMIGFRLKTGLQKVLGSWPLLIPYGWLLRGRTMVVGMWIVESSCGLCWYVFGDLKRAVLLQLWGIIVTLNAVTITRYNHSLLEEPMRLEEYIFHLFVVYVRVRPIFA from the exons ATGTATATGTATACTTTTTTGATATTTGGGGCTTTCATGAATTGGTCAACTTTGTTGCCCCACCTTGACCCTACTATTGTTCCGAGACCAATGATAGGGTTCAGGTTGAAGACGGGACTCCAAAAGGTGCTGGGATCGTGGCCACTCCTGATTCCTTACGGCTGGTTGTTAAGGGGAAGAACAATGGTGGTGGGAATGTGGATAGTGGAGTCAAGTTGTGGCCTCTGTTGGTATGTTTTTGGTGATTTGAAGAGGGCTGTATTGTTGCAGTTGTGGGGGATAATTGTGACTCTGAATGCTGTGACTATAACAAG GTATAATCACAGTTTAC TTGAGGAGCCAATGCGACTCGAGGAATACATTTTTCATCTCTTTGTTGTGTATGTACGCGTGCGTCCAATTTTCGCATAA
- the LOC107912075 gene encoding 60S ribosomal protein L7a-2 has translation MAPKRGGKVVVPAKKKQEKVVNPLFEKRPKQFGIGGALPPKKDLHRFVKWPKVVHIQRKKRILKQRLKVPPALNQFTKTLDKNLATSLFKLLLKYRPEDKAAKKERLLKKAQAEAEGKAPESKKPIVVKYGLNHVTYLIEQNKAQLVVIAHDVDPIELVVWLPALCRKMEVPYCIVKGKSRLGSIVHKKTASVLCLTTVKNEDKLDFSKILEAIKANFNDKYDEYRKKWGGGVMGSKSQARTKAKEKLLAKEAAQRMT, from the exons ATG GCCCCAAAGAGAGGAGGAAAGGTAGTTGTGCCGGCCAAGAAGAAACaa GAGAAGGTTGTAAATCCACTGTTTGAGAAGCGTCCAAAGCAATTTGGTATTGGAGGAGCTTTACCTCCAAAGAAGGATCTGCACCGTTTTGTGAAGTGGCCTAAGGTTGTTCACATTCAAAGGAAAAAGAGGATCCTTAAGCAGAGGTTGAAAGTCCCACCAGCACTGAACCAGTTTACAAAGACTCTTGATAAAAACCTTG CAACAAGTCTGTTCAAGTTGCTCCTCAAGTATAGGCCGGAGGACAAGGCGGCCAAGAAGGAACGTCTCCTGAAGAAAGCCCAAGCTGAGGCTGAAGGAAAAGCTCCCGAATCAAAGAAGCCAATTGTTGTAAAATATGGACTCAACCACGTTACCTACCTCATTGAGCAG AACAAAGCACAATTGGTAGTTATTGCTCATGATGTGGATCCCATAGAGTTGGTAGTATGGCTCCCTGCATTGTGCAGAAAGATGGAGGTTCCGTACTGCATTGTGAAGGGGAAATCACGTTTGGGATCA ATTGTCCACAAGAAAACTGCTTCCGTCTTATGCTTGACCACTGTCAAGAATGAGGATAAGCTGGACTTCAGCAAAATCCTTGAGGCTATCAAG GCAAACTTCAATGACAAATACGATGAGTACAGGAAGAAGTGGGGAGGTGGTGTCATGGGGTCCAAGTCACAGGCCAGAACTAAGGCAAAGGAGAAGCTTCTTGCAAAAGAAGCTGCACAGAGGATGACTTAG